A window of Tistrella bauzanensis genomic DNA:
AGGTGGGAATACCCGTGGCCAGCACACGCGAATAGGTATCGACCAGTTCGGTCCCCGGCAGCAGCGGCACGACCCCCCGCACCATGGTCGCGGCCTCGTGGGTGGATGTCACCAGCGCCATATAGACCGGAAAAGCGATGGTCGCGAGACCGATCATGATCAGCGCATGCCGGATCAGCCGGGAGCGCGCAGTGCCTTCGACCATGGCCATGGCATCAATTCCTTCGGATCGGTCTGGTCATCTGGTCAGTAGTGAACGCGGCGCTCGACATAGCGGAACTGGATCACGGTCATCCCCGCCACCAGCACCATCAGGATCACCGACTGGGCCGCGGACCGGCCGAGATCGAGGCCGATGAAGCCGTCCTTGAACACCTTGTAGACCAGGGTTTCGGTGGCGACACCGGGGCCGCCCTGGGTGACCGCGTGGATCACCGGAAAGGTGTCGAAGAACGCATAGGCCAGGTTCACCACCACCAGGAAGAAGGCGGTGGGCGACAAGAGCGGCAGCACGATCGAGACGAACCGCCGGCGCGGCCCGGCGCCATCGATCGCCGCCGCTTCCAGCAGCGAGCGCGGGATGGATTGCAGACCGGCCAGAAAGAACACGAAATTATAGGCGATCTGCTTCCAGGCCGAGGCCAGCACCACCAGCAGCAGCGCCTGATCGCCGTTGCGGACGTGGTTCCAGTCGATCCCGACCAGATCCAGCCAATGGGCACCGATGCCGACCGTGGGATTGAAGA
This region includes:
- the ugpA gene encoding sn-glycerol-3-phosphate ABC transporter permease UgpA produces the protein MAKRTLFRGTALPLALVAPQILITILFFVWPAVQALKQSMLIEDAFGFGSEFVWFENFEAVLADPGYRHAFGVTAVFSTGVMLLSLTGGLLLAALIDGVTAKRTGSLYRAMAVAPYAIAPAVAGALWFFIFNPTVGIGAHWLDLVGIDWNHVRNGDQALLLVVLASAWKQIAYNFVFFLAGLQSIPRSLLEAAAIDGAGPRRRFVSIVLPLLSPTAFFLVVVNLAYAFFDTFPVIHAVTQGGPGVATETLVYKVFKDGFIGLDLGRSAAQSVILMVLVAGMTVIQFRYVERRVHY